A stretch of DNA from Lentimicrobiaceae bacterium:
CAAAAATTCAATTAATATCAACTATCAGTTCGATCCGGATTATTTGGACTTATGTCACCCAAATCATCCCGACTGTATCGACGGTCAAACCTGTACCAAATGCGATGCTCCTGATAATCCAATTATTCAGGTTGCCGGAAAAGTACTTTCGTACAGCAACAATAGTAGTATTTTTACAAATATCAATGAACCATTTATTCCGTTTAAACCTTCTTTCAAAGTTGATATTTCGCCAAATCCGGCTTCCAATTCCGTACTTCTATCATCAAATTACAACAAAGGAAAACTTAGTGTACATATATTGGATATGAACGGTAAAGAAGTTGATAGATTTGTTTTCAATAATTCTAAGATTCTTGACGTTTCGAAGTATCAAAAAGGAACCTACATTGTGTATATTATAGGCGATACAATGATAAGTAAAAAATTAATAATTATGTAAAACCACATTTTAATAATTAAGTGATATGAAAAAAATAACCTTTTTAATATTGATATTAACTTTAATATCGAGTGTAGTGTTTTCTCAGACTACAACCACGTACACATTTAACGATCTTAACGTTGGACCTTTAAACGGTCAGGATAATTGGGTTTCGGTTAAACATAGTGCCGGTGGCGGTGTCAACGAAGTAGATTATATTGGACCTCAGGGTGTCGTTACTCCAGACCAATCTTTGGGTGTGTTTTTCAAACATGCCAATACCAATTATGGAGAAGTTGCGACAAGAAAATCTACTTCAAATTTTAATTTCGACTTTTCGCAAGGCGGAATCATCCAATTGGAATTGGATTTGAGTAACTGTAACTATTGGGGATATGCATTCGGCTTGGGCTACGATGCCGACCAAAATGGAACGCTACTGCCACCAATGATATACGAGGCGGTTTATCCCAACCCAAACCTTCCCACACAAGATGGAGGTATATATTTGGTTCTTACAGCTCACAAGGATGATAACGATCCCAGATTTCACTGCGGTATTGTTTTGCCCAACAATACGATGCCTGTCGAGTTTAAACTTCCGGACAGAGAATCATGGATGCGTTTCAGAATCTTTATAGATTTAGAAGCTAACAACGGTTCCGGAAGTGTTGCTTTGTTCCTTGATAATGGAATTACAGGAGAATTTCAGCCCATACCTGAAATTCAGGGCATAGATGCAGGTCTAACACCCGGTTCGGGCGATAGATTTGACCCGAATGTTTGGGATGCGGTATTCTTCTTAAGCAGTAGCCATGGAGGTTTCGACAACTTTACAGTTACTCAAATTCCGGCAGGATTGCAAACTCAATTTATTAACTTCCCAACAATCCCCGATAAACTAATATCGGCAGAACCTTTTACGGTATCAGCCACATGTACATCAGGATTGCCAATATCTTATGAAATTGTTAGCGGACCTGCTACCATCGATGGCGACCTTGTTACTTTGACCGGAGACCCGGGAATTGTTAGAATTAAAGCTTCACAAGGAGGAAATAGTACGTGGTTAGCTGCTCCCGATGTTATTCAACAGTTTGAAGTTGTTGACCCTTCGGCTTTTGTGCCCGAGATAAAAATCAGAAGACCATACGATGGAACCAAGGTATATGCCGAAACACTCGACCCACTACTTATGGTTGTTTCGGTCGATATTGAACACCCCGATGTGATTCTTGTCGAAAATATGGAATTTAATATTAACGGACAGATAGTAAAATGTAAAAATGCCGGCAATAACTATTTTACAGCGCTTTGGGAACAACCGACGTACGGAACACACATAGCTAACTTGTCAACTACAATGTCGGGCGACAATACTTACGTTACACAAGCAAGCTTTGAAGTAGTTTCGCAAACAAACAACTATGAAGTATTAACTTTTGATGGAAGTTTCCATATTTCACCAACCAACCATACAGTTACTGGCGAATTTGTATTCCCAACGTTTATAGGAGGTTACAACGAAATTAATGCATTTTTGGATATGAATTGTGCACCCGGCGGTTGCGACACATACGATAGAGTTGGAAGAGTTAAAGCTAAAAATATACACGGTGATTATGTAGAATTGTTTAAGTACATCACACCTTTCGGAGTGCCATGTAGCGATGCAGTCGAGCTTACTGATTACTCTTCCGTGCTTCAAGGGTTGGTTGAATTTACTTTTGAAGTCGTAACATGGAACAGTGGTGGATATTTGCCGGTTTTGAATTTTGAATTTATTAAAGGAACTCCTGAATACAAATATTCTGATGTTGTTGAGATATGGAATGGCAGGTTTGATTTCGGCGATTATATCAACCTTCAACCTGTGCCACCAATTCAATGGACTTTCAATCCTAATGCAAAAAAATCATCACTCATAGTAAGCACTACCGGACACAATTGGAGTAGCAATACTGCACCAAATTATTCGGTTAATACCGGTAATGCTGCCGAATTTTACGAAGCTACACACCATATTAATATAGACGGAATAAAAGAGTTTGTACAGCATTTGTGGCCCCAAAGTGGGACTTGTACACCTAATCCGGCAGGTTGTCAACCTCAAAACGGAACATGGACATTTCCTCGTGCAGGCTGGTGTCCTGGTTCTATTGCTATGATTTGGAATTGGGATTTAACTCAATTTATTAGCAACGGCTCAATAGATATGGAATACATTTTTGACCCTGATTACGTCGACCTTTGCCATCCAAATCACCCCGATTGTGTTGACGGAACAAATGGATGTCCAAACTGTGCCGCACCCGACAATCCAATATTGGACGTTTCTGCTAAAATTGTTACATATAGCAATAATAGTAGCTTATACGTAGGAAATAACGATTATAAGGTTATTGATAACTTAATTTCTTTCAACCTATATCCTAACCCTGCAAATCAAAAAGTTTTAATTACTGCAGATAATATAGACAAAGTTTTTTCAGCCAATATTATCAATTTCTTAGGTCAAACTGTAAAAACCTTCCAATTCGTAGGTTCAAAAATTATAGATATTTCAGACCTTCCAAAAGGTATTTACATTGTAAATATTGTAGGACAGAGATCGGCATCGAAGAAACTTGTTGTTAACTAGCCTTTAGCTTTTGGCTTTTAGCCATTGGCTAAGAAAGCTAACAGCTAACAGCTAATAGCTAAAAGCTAATTGATTTATAGCAAACCTTATTGTTGCTTTTCTGGACTTCAACAAGTTAGAATCTAAGTCCGAATGTTAAGTAAATTGAGTTGGAGGATATATTCTGATTTGCAACAGGAGCAATATCGTACATATAAAAATCTTCTTTGCTTTTTTGTAGTTGATAAGCTATATCTACGAAGTAATTTCTTTCTCTAACACCAAATCCTACCGAATATGCTTTCATTGCTCCCAATTTGTCATTATCGGCGTATGGTGAGCCATAATAAGCGAATCCACCTCTTAAGGCAAATATCATAAAACGGTATTCAGCTCCAAATCGGAAGTTATGAGAGGGTTTAAATACTCTTTCTATTTTGCTATTCTCATCAATAAAAGCGTAAGTATCCGAACGTAAGTTAGCTTTTGAGTAATCAGTATATTCGTAGTCGCCTGAAATAATAGCATGTTGACCAATTATAAAAGCCATACTTCCAATAGCTCTTAACGGAGTGTTAATTCTGTAATCGAATTTACCTTTCGGCGAATCTTTTTTGGATTTAAAACCGTTGTCAAATTCTGAAGTAACAGTGCTGTTCCATTCGTCGGTTATATCATAGTACGCGGTAGGAGTGTGTATGGCTGCACCTATACGCATAAAGTTGGTAGGTTGTACTATTACACCTAACTTAGCATTAATTCCCGAGCCGTCAGTATTTAATTTCTCCCTTAAACTCATAGCTTTGAAGTATCTTATATTATCAGTATCGTCGGTTTCAGTCAAAAAACCATTTTCGGTGTATGTAATATTTGTCAAGCCCAACGAAAATCCCAAAAACACGTAGTTGTGAATATTTACACTTGCACTAAAATTAGTTTCGCTTACTCCACCCGTTCTTTTTATGGTTTTGGTTTGCGTAATACCTTGTCCTTGAGCCATGTCAATTACATACATGTTGGTAGCAGTGTCTTCATAAATTAGTTCTGTGCTTACAGCCAATTCGTTTCCAAAGGGATCGCTAATACCTGAGTTTAGTTTATCTCTGTAGGAGGTAAGTATCGAATTCTGGTCGTTATAACCTCTAAAAAGAACACGATTACTAAAAGTGTTTGTACTATTAACTCCGATTCCAAGTTGTACAGAAACGGGTTTGTTTTCGTCAACAACATATACAAAAGATGCATTGCCTAAATACATAGTACTTCTATTGTCCGAATGGCTTTCGTTTAGGAAATTTGATTTAGTTGATGAAAAGTTTAGAAAGGGTGAAATCAAAAATTCTCCTTGGCGGTACAGCCCCATACCTGCGGGGTTTTGGACAGTAGCCGAATAATCTGCGCCAACAGCGCCGAAAGCTCCTCCCATAGATACAAAGCGAGCTGAACCACTATAGTTAAAACGCGAATACCTTAAGGCATCCATTTCATTTTGTGCTGATAATAATCCGCTTATTACCAGAAAAATCATTAATAAGTTAATTTTTAAAAATCTCATGATAATTTATTTTTGGGGTTTAGTTTTTATTTTACTATTAGTTACTTTTATAAAATTAGTGTCTTCCTGCGCCTGATGAACTTCTTGAGCTACTGCTTGACGAGCCTGAAGACCTACTGCTTGAAGAACCACTCGAGTACGAGCTTGAGCTACTTCTTGAAGGACTTGTTGAATAGCTTCTTGAAGAACTACTTCTTGAAGGCGAACTGTAAGTCGAACTAGATTTTCTGGAAGGAGTATAAGTGTTAGTACTACCTCTCTGATTATTGCTTCTGTTTAAATTACTCGGTTGGCTATTCCTTTGAGTTGGAGTATATGAATCTCTGCGGCTTGGAGAAGTTGTTTCACTATTGTTTCTATAACGTGGAGCAGTGTATTCCTGACGACTTCTGGGCTGATTGTGCCTTGGTGCTGTGTAACGCTGTGTTGAAGTGTTTCTGTCGGGGTTTACTGTATTACCACGCTCAACGTTGGTGTCGGTTCTTCCGCTTCCCGTGTTGCTTCTAACATTAGCATCAGGTCTATTACGTTCTGCGTTTCTAACAGCCGGTGTTGAGGTACGTCCTGAACCTGAAGTGTTATCAGCAGGAGGTCTAACATCGGTACGAGAGCGACTGACATTGGTGTTGGTTCTTCCGGCATTCGTAGCTTCATCTCGTCTTACTGTTGGATTAACATTAGTGTTATCGCCTCTTGGTGAGCTAACTGAGGTAGAAGTTCTAGCCGAAGTGTTTCTGGCTTCGTAGCGTTCGCCAAAAGTACTATATTCGCTATTACGAGGCAAAGTTGAGCCTGAGGCTACCGAGTTTCTTGGACCGTAGTAGTATGAGTTTTTATCTAAGCTATTGTAGTAATTGTTGTTAAAGTAATCGTATCCCGAACCGTACCAATAACCATCATAAAATCCATGCCAATATCCTGAGTAGTAACTTCCATATCCCCAGTAGCTATATGGGCTCCAGTAGCTATATGGGCTCCAATACCATGAATAATAAGGTCTATACCAGTAGCTTCTGTACCACGGATAGTAGCTATAGTAATATGAATACGAAGGATACCACCAATTGTAACCCATATATATACTAACGCCGTAATAGTATGGGTCGTAGTCGTACCAGTATCTGTTAGTATAGTAGTCGGAATAATAACCACCATAATAGCAAGGATTGTGGAAACGTCTTATACGTGCAGTATATGCGTAGTCGTAGTAATCGTCGGAGTAGTAGCCTTCATCATCGTAATAGGCTTCACTATCATCATAGGTGTATTCATCATCTTCATCTTGATAATTTTCGTAATCTTCGGCATAATACTCTTCTGATTTTTTCTCTTGTTCTTTTGCTAGACGCTCCTCGCGTAGTTTTTCTATGTATTCTCTACGCTCTTTTTCTAATTCAGCTCTTTTTTTAGCAAGTTCAATTTGTTTTTGAGCATATAGTTCACGCTCTTTTTGGGCTCTGCTGGGTGTAATGTATGCGTCGTCGTAGTTGTAAAAGTTTTGTGTTGTAGTACACGAAGTTAAAACAAAGACTAACACTACAAAAACTAATGTTACTATATTTTTCATGGCAATTAGGTATTAATCTGATTGTTACGTATATTATTGAACAAAACTAATAGGCAAAATAATAAAACTCATGTTGACAACTGAATAATATTTTATAATTTTGCAGTCTCATATTAGTATATATTTACTTACAATAATTATACCACAATTTTATGGCAAAAAATTTTGTAACGCGAGAAGAAAATTATTCACAATGGTACAACGACTTAGTTATTAAGGCTAACTTGGCTGAAAATTCGGCTGTTAGAGGTTGTATGGTAATAAAACCCTACGGCTATTCCATATGGGAGCGTATGCAGAGGGCTTTAGATGATATGTTTAAAGAAACAGGACACGAGAATGCATATTTTCCTTTATTTATTCCCAAATCATTTTTTAGCCGCGAGGCTGACCATGTTGAGGGTTTTGCTAAGGAGTGTGCTGTTGTTACACACTACAGATTAAGAAATTCGTCTGATGGCTCAGGTGTTGAAGTTGACCCTGATGCAAAATTAGA
This window harbors:
- a CDS encoding peptide-N-glycosidase F-related protein, which gives rise to MKKITFLILILTLISSVVFSQTTTTYTFNDLNVGPLNGQDNWVSVKHSAGGGVNEVDYIGPQGVVTPDQSLGVFFKHANTNYGEVATRKSTSNFNFDFSQGGIIQLELDLSNCNYWGYAFGLGYDADQNGTLLPPMIYEAVYPNPNLPTQDGGIYLVLTAHKDDNDPRFHCGIVLPNNTMPVEFKLPDRESWMRFRIFIDLEANNGSGSVALFLDNGITGEFQPIPEIQGIDAGLTPGSGDRFDPNVWDAVFFLSSSHGGFDNFTVTQIPAGLQTQFINFPTIPDKLISAEPFTVSATCTSGLPISYEIVSGPATIDGDLVTLTGDPGIVRIKASQGGNSTWLAAPDVIQQFEVVDPSAFVPEIKIRRPYDGTKVYAETLDPLLMVVSVDIEHPDVILVENMEFNINGQIVKCKNAGNNYFTALWEQPTYGTHIANLSTTMSGDNTYVTQASFEVVSQTNNYEVLTFDGSFHISPTNHTVTGEFVFPTFIGGYNEINAFLDMNCAPGGCDTYDRVGRVKAKNIHGDYVELFKYITPFGVPCSDAVELTDYSSVLQGLVEFTFEVVTWNSGGYLPVLNFEFIKGTPEYKYSDVVEIWNGRFDFGDYINLQPVPPIQWTFNPNAKKSSLIVSTTGHNWSSNTAPNYSVNTGNAAEFYEATHHINIDGIKEFVQHLWPQSGTCTPNPAGCQPQNGTWTFPRAGWCPGSIAMIWNWDLTQFISNGSIDMEYIFDPDYVDLCHPNHPDCVDGTNGCPNCAAPDNPILDVSAKIVTYSNNSSLYVGNNDYKVIDNLISFNLYPNPANQKVLITADNIDKVFSANIINFLGQTVKTFQFVGSKIIDISDLPKGIYIVNIVGQRSASKKLVVN